A single region of the Methylocystis echinoides genome encodes:
- a CDS encoding cyclic nucleotide-binding domain-containing protein — protein MRNTLLLNEYADQLRRVDFLAGLSQELIELLAASATQFSLWPGETLFAEGDPGDAVYAVVEGAVQIFVRSPTGKELVLAALRKGELIGEHYLFQGEDARRRDASARAAERTVLLRIEGSAFLDALAGDPALSRRLRARRDQREVDNLGRRSDMFRLLRSLGAVDPQASERFEAGEIIFHEGDEADAAWLITAGDVTIYNEARPEAPLARLGVGQCFGERACITDAPRAATVRALTPVEAIRISREHFVRLHELSPQLREIVAGLDFVYHLPQRGVALQYLGSRGGEGTVERLYRLADGRCFLASWVPALKAFRLERVDPPDHPSDSLSEVVWAEDAIGAAGRRRSVRFSADGLIEHFSAIGDWPEMPRIIEAAIDAEPFSAETIQAFARTGRLGGATAGEKEQFACFCMQITSEALEALIKAGYDSFESLRQKTGCGTICGGCEPQIQSMLGHAEWIPVVASVQEQTADVRSIVLKTIGTASIEWRAGQYVVVSGRMGPHWVNRSYTIISAAGPGQDIEIAVKREPLGLFSRWLFDGELADKELRISPPRGDCVWKPGPRPTVCLVAGIGVTPALAIVRSRRLHGAEDALHIDYSGRAAASMAFLAELHSAVAADANISLRPRFTSAGDRLDSAAVLDIVRRMPEADFFVCGPQAYMDQIVSVLHAANVPPERIHEERFAHAGAPPKADDEQRRPSAAMLNPGPASGAKATGVDQYDVTALRTLIHRATNALPPAWRERVAERYLRRAEAPGPAAEHAVQYLLSAASEQAPGEATIAERADNFYSRQYRQFFNPVMGAFAMTAPRVLLASGSPPQGHLWRRRRETCAAMIEETHGAAPVMVIDRETAAVPLLLPRLDDAEAQSMMDWLDDHGAMPTAYRKLVEGEEVHCATPHAAARERSRDGALLEVIDCAIRSERLALLALHPHDPDAMGLHITLFAVEVVTPQRLETEYDLPPGALASWRQAALQNDRQLRFCVGVTEEVFTQCSQNLFVKRPAPASVRHARAAWPNAWTPAIPLGHLLAAQFETLQVTVSAGGVPGASPRNGDLGKAAFFETRGRRSYLLIPYYPGNAVHGHAAKLWSNGYSTVVICDDHSALTLVTVSGPSRVVTNENVRRAFPGVAGKLNQRAASNPTYWFVQEVSEIIQQRESLAANSLDPARPTCSINAGGEGRHDKKVAYFATNTLPEYDQGLQHKRESAGRSTDPAGARRHEWSMEVQSALDSRRSHLRRIVEKEPAS, from the coding sequence GGCGGGTGGATTTCCTCGCGGGTCTCTCGCAGGAATTGATTGAGCTCCTGGCCGCTTCCGCTACACAGTTTTCGCTGTGGCCGGGCGAGACCCTATTCGCCGAAGGCGATCCCGGCGACGCCGTCTACGCGGTCGTCGAAGGCGCGGTCCAGATTTTCGTTCGCTCCCCGACAGGGAAAGAACTGGTGTTGGCCGCGCTTCGCAAAGGCGAGCTGATCGGCGAGCATTATCTTTTTCAAGGAGAAGACGCCCGCCGCCGTGACGCCTCGGCCCGCGCTGCCGAGCGGACTGTCTTGTTACGTATCGAAGGATCCGCTTTCCTTGACGCGCTGGCCGGGGATCCCGCGCTCTCGAGGCGACTGCGCGCGCGACGAGACCAGCGCGAAGTCGATAACCTTGGAAGGCGTTCGGACATGTTCCGGTTGCTGAGATCTCTCGGCGCCGTTGATCCGCAGGCCAGTGAAAGGTTCGAGGCCGGAGAGATCATCTTCCACGAAGGCGACGAGGCGGACGCCGCATGGTTGATCACCGCCGGCGACGTCACCATTTACAACGAGGCGCGACCCGAGGCGCCGCTTGCGCGTCTCGGCGTTGGCCAATGTTTTGGCGAGCGGGCGTGCATCACCGATGCGCCGCGCGCCGCGACTGTTCGCGCTCTGACGCCGGTCGAAGCTATCCGCATCTCGCGCGAGCACTTCGTCCGCTTGCATGAGCTGTCGCCTCAGCTCAGAGAGATCGTTGCGGGGCTCGACTTCGTCTATCACCTGCCGCAACGCGGCGTCGCCTTGCAGTATCTCGGCAGCCGGGGTGGCGAAGGTACGGTCGAACGTCTTTACCGGCTCGCGGACGGAAGATGCTTCCTGGCCTCATGGGTTCCGGCGTTGAAAGCCTTTCGCCTCGAGCGCGTCGATCCGCCCGATCACCCTTCCGACTCCTTGAGCGAAGTCGTCTGGGCCGAGGACGCGATTGGCGCGGCGGGCCGGCGACGGAGCGTCAGATTTTCTGCTGATGGCCTGATCGAACATTTCTCCGCCATTGGCGACTGGCCGGAGATGCCGCGGATCATAGAGGCTGCGATTGACGCAGAGCCCTTCAGCGCCGAAACGATACAGGCCTTCGCGCGAACAGGCCGTCTTGGCGGCGCTACAGCAGGAGAGAAAGAGCAATTTGCTTGCTTCTGCATGCAAATTACCTCGGAGGCGCTCGAAGCCCTGATCAAGGCCGGTTACGACAGCTTCGAGAGCCTGCGACAAAAGACAGGTTGCGGCACGATCTGCGGCGGATGTGAACCGCAGATACAGTCCATGCTCGGACACGCAGAGTGGATTCCGGTGGTTGCGAGTGTACAGGAGCAGACCGCCGATGTCCGGAGCATTGTTCTGAAGACGATCGGCACGGCGTCGATCGAATGGCGCGCCGGTCAATATGTCGTCGTCTCGGGACGCATGGGCCCGCATTGGGTCAACAGAAGTTACACAATCATCTCTGCAGCCGGGCCGGGACAGGACATCGAGATCGCGGTCAAACGCGAGCCCCTGGGTCTGTTCTCGCGCTGGCTTTTTGACGGCGAACTCGCGGACAAGGAGCTACGAATCTCACCGCCGCGCGGCGATTGCGTCTGGAAGCCGGGCCCACGCCCGACCGTCTGTCTTGTTGCAGGGATCGGCGTCACGCCGGCGCTCGCAATCGTCAGGTCCCGGCGGCTTCACGGCGCGGAGGATGCCTTGCATATCGACTATTCGGGCCGCGCCGCGGCGTCGATGGCCTTCCTGGCCGAGCTTCATTCGGCAGTGGCGGCAGACGCAAACATCAGCTTGCGTCCTCGCTTCACCTCCGCAGGCGACCGCCTCGACTCTGCAGCCGTCCTCGACATCGTGCGAAGAATGCCGGAAGCCGACTTCTTCGTCTGTGGTCCACAGGCCTATATGGATCAGATTGTCTCTGTGCTCCACGCCGCCAATGTTCCACCCGAGCGCATCCACGAAGAGCGCTTCGCGCATGCCGGCGCCCCGCCCAAAGCTGACGATGAGCAGCGCCGCCCATCAGCCGCCATGCTTAACCCAGGCCCGGCGTCTGGGGCCAAGGCGACTGGGGTTGATCAATACGACGTCACAGCTCTTCGTACATTGATCCACCGTGCAACGAATGCGCTTCCGCCGGCGTGGCGCGAGAGGGTGGCCGAACGCTATTTGCGTCGCGCCGAAGCGCCCGGCCCCGCCGCGGAACATGCCGTTCAGTATCTGCTGAGCGCCGCATCGGAGCAGGCGCCAGGAGAGGCCACGATCGCGGAGCGGGCAGATAATTTCTATTCGCGTCAGTACAGGCAGTTTTTCAACCCTGTCATGGGGGCCTTTGCGATGACCGCGCCGCGCGTTCTTCTGGCGAGCGGCAGTCCGCCGCAAGGCCATTTATGGCGACGGCGCCGCGAGACCTGCGCCGCGATGATCGAGGAGACTCATGGCGCGGCGCCGGTCATGGTGATTGATCGCGAAACAGCGGCCGTGCCGCTTCTGCTGCCGCGACTGGACGATGCCGAGGCGCAATCCATGATGGACTGGCTCGACGATCACGGCGCGATGCCGACGGCGTATCGCAAGCTCGTTGAAGGCGAGGAGGTTCATTGCGCGACGCCCCACGCCGCCGCCCGCGAGCGCAGTCGCGACGGGGCGCTTCTCGAGGTGATCGATTGCGCAATCCGCTCCGAACGGCTGGCGTTACTGGCGCTGCATCCGCATGACCCGGATGCAATGGGGCTCCACATCACTTTGTTTGCTGTGGAAGTGGTTACGCCGCAGCGTCTCGAGACGGAGTATGACCTTCCGCCGGGCGCGCTGGCCTCATGGCGGCAGGCAGCCTTGCAAAATGACCGCCAGCTGCGGTTCTGCGTGGGCGTCACCGAAGAGGTCTTCACGCAGTGCTCGCAAAATCTTTTCGTCAAACGTCCGGCGCCCGCCTCCGTCCGACACGCGCGCGCGGCCTGGCCGAACGCCTGGACCCCCGCAATACCTCTCGGCCACCTGCTCGCCGCGCAGTTTGAAACATTGCAGGTCACGGTCTCCGCGGGCGGCGTTCCCGGCGCCTCGCCGCGCAATGGCGACCTCGGCAAGGCTGCATTTTTCGAGACGCGCGGCCGCAGGTCATACCTGCTCATTCCCTATTATCCTGGCAACGCAGTGCATGGGCACGCCGCCAAATTATGGTCTAACGGTTACAGCACGGTGGTGATCTGTGACGATCACAGCGCACTCACTCTGGTGACGGTCTCGGGGCCCTCCCGCGTCGTCACCAACGAGAATGTCAGGCGCGCTTTCCCCGGCGTCGCCGGCAAACTCAATCAGCGGGCGGCGTCCAACCCGACATATTGGTTCGTACAGGAAGTTTCGGAAATCATTCAGCAACGCGAATCTCTCGCCGCCAATTCGCTCGATCCGGCAAGGCCGACCTGCAGCATCAATGCGGGCGGCGAGGGTCGCCACGACAAGAAGGTCGCCTATTTCGCGACCAACACCCTTCCAGAATATGATCAGGGCTTACAGCACAAGCGGGAAAGCGCCGGGCGATCGACCGATCCTGCAGGCGCAAGGCGTCACGAGTGGAGCATGGAGGTCCAAAGCGCCCTCGACTCCCGGCGGTCTCATCTCAGGCGCATCGTTGAGAAGGAACCCGCCTCCTGA
- a CDS encoding HdeD family acid-resistance protein, whose protein sequence is MPTTLEIFTAEAPDILAVHWGWVIALGVGIGVLGILAIMRARIATTIAVGLLGVLLSVSGVAILLFAFITHGFWTEFFIHVLWAVLITLTGFVLITRPTIGAEAITVLIAFYFIAEGITIIGFAFASHIGGLWFYIVQGLMALLLGCLLAVGWPLTGLWAIGTFIGIDLLFKSWLLISLGLGLRAISEGPLF, encoded by the coding sequence ATGCCGACAACCCTGGAAATCTTTACCGCTGAAGCGCCCGACATTCTGGCGGTGCATTGGGGCTGGGTCATTGCGCTCGGCGTCGGTATTGGCGTGCTCGGCATTCTGGCCATCATGCGGGCGAGGATCGCGACCACGATTGCAGTCGGATTGCTTGGCGTCCTGCTCTCCGTCAGTGGCGTCGCGATCCTGCTCTTTGCTTTCATAACCCACGGCTTCTGGACAGAGTTTTTCATCCATGTGCTGTGGGCTGTGCTCATTACGCTCACCGGCTTCGTGCTGATAACGCGACCGACAATCGGAGCCGAGGCCATTACAGTCCTCATCGCCTTCTATTTCATCGCAGAAGGCATCACAATCATAGGTTTCGCATTTGCCTCACACATTGGAGGGTTGTGGTTTTATATCGTGCAAGGCCTCATGGCCCTGCTTCTTGGTTGCTTATTGGCCGTCGGCTGGCCTTTGACGGGCCTGTGGGCAATCGGGACCTTCATTGGCATCGACCTGCTTTTCAAGAGCTGGCTCCTCATCTCCCTTGGCCTGGGACTCCGCGCCATTTCCGAAGGCCCTCTCTTCTAG